From Marinobacter alexandrii, one genomic window encodes:
- a CDS encoding 1-acyl-sn-glycerol-3-phosphate acyltransferase, giving the protein MISAILGGLYKLSGWKVDGSKPSDVKKYVIIVAPHTSNWDFFVGWGARNVIGFKPNFLAKRELFKIPLIGWFLSFIGGVPVDRRSKKKSTQLVQQVVDLFNEREEFIMTITPEGTRSHAPRWKTGFYRIANEANVPIVKIGFDYATKTVFVDKPFYTKGDMNKEIEEIKDYFRQFKGKNPENGVT; this is encoded by the coding sequence ATGATAAGCGCAATACTAGGAGGTTTATACAAATTGTCTGGATGGAAGGTCGATGGAAGTAAACCATCTGATGTTAAGAAATATGTCATCATCGTAGCTCCTCATACAAGTAATTGGGACTTTTTTGTTGGGTGGGGGGCGAGAAATGTAATCGGCTTTAAACCCAACTTCCTTGCTAAGCGTGAACTTTTCAAAATACCCTTAATAGGTTGGTTCTTATCGTTTATAGGAGGTGTGCCTGTTGACAGAAGAAGCAAGAAGAAAAGTACCCAGTTGGTTCAGCAGGTTGTAGATCTTTTCAACGAACGAGAAGAATTCATTATGACCATAACACCGGAAGGAACCAGAAGCCATGCTCCGCGGTGGAAGACTGGTTTCTACCGGATAGCAAATGAAGCCAATGTTCCTATTGTTAAAATTGGGTTTGATTACGCAACTAAAACAGTATTCGTAGATAAACCATTTTATACTAAGGGTGATATGAATAAAGAAATTGAAGAAATAAAAGATTATTTCCGACAATTCAAAGGGAAGAATCCTGAAAACGGAGTGACTTAA
- a CDS encoding Nif3-like dinuclear metal center hexameric protein, whose protein sequence is MQIKDITEFLDSWAHPSLQENYDNSGLLLGEKNDTVNQALITLDVTEEVVDEAINSQSNLIIAHHPFIFKGIKRIGNSHWIDKCIRKAIKNDIAIYAIHTNLDNVHTGVNRKIGEKIGLTNLSILSPKKNTLSKLTVFVPKDNKEDVLAAMYTAGAGMIGNYDHCSFQIDGTGTYRGNEASNPTIGTQGMNEQTEETRIEVIVPNHKLNSVLSAAKSSHPYEEVAHYINVLNNLNQEVGSGMIGELDREVNPEQFLLELKSAMNLNTIRHTKTVKGKIKKVAICGGSGSFLLDQAISKQADILITADFKYHDFFEANNQIIIADIGHYESEVFTKELLQDALTKNFTKFAFCLSKVDTNPIKYL, encoded by the coding sequence ATGCAGATAAAAGATATTACTGAATTTCTAGATTCTTGGGCTCACCCCTCACTTCAAGAAAATTATGATAACTCCGGTCTATTGCTCGGCGAAAAGAATGATACAGTTAATCAAGCTCTTATTACACTTGATGTGACAGAAGAAGTTGTTGATGAGGCTATTAATTCTCAATCAAATCTCATTATTGCTCATCACCCATTCATATTTAAGGGAATCAAGCGTATCGGAAACTCACATTGGATTGATAAATGTATAAGGAAAGCAATAAAGAATGATATAGCTATCTATGCTATCCATACTAATCTAGACAATGTTCACACGGGGGTGAATAGAAAAATAGGAGAAAAAATAGGACTCACTAATCTGTCCATTTTATCCCCCAAAAAGAACACACTATCCAAGCTTACGGTTTTCGTTCCAAAAGATAATAAAGAGGATGTTCTAGCGGCAATGTATACCGCTGGAGCTGGTATGATTGGGAATTATGATCATTGTAGCTTTCAGATTGATGGGACTGGAACCTACCGTGGGAATGAAGCGAGCAACCCCACAATAGGTACACAGGGCATGAATGAACAAACAGAAGAAACCAGAATCGAAGTAATCGTACCAAACCATAAGTTGAATAGTGTTTTGTCTGCAGCTAAAAGTAGCCATCCATATGAAGAGGTAGCGCATTATATCAATGTTTTGAATAATCTGAATCAAGAAGTTGGATCAGGTATGATAGGCGAATTGGACAGGGAGGTAAATCCAGAACAGTTTCTATTGGAATTGAAATCTGCTATGAATTTAAATACCATCCGTCATACGAAGACTGTCAAGGGTAAAATCAAGAAAGTAGCAATTTGTGGGGGATCGGGAAGCTTTTTATTAGATCAAGCTATTTCTAAGCAAGCAGACATATTGATTACTGCAGACTTCAAATACCATGACTTTTTTGAAGCGAATAATCAGATAATTATTGCTGACATTGGTCACTATGAAAGTGAGGTATTCACTAAAGAGTTACTACAGGATGCTTTAACTAAAAATTTCACTAAGTTTGCGTTCTGTTTGTCGAAGGTAGACACGAACCCGATCAAATATCTATAG
- a CDS encoding C4-type zinc ribbon domain-containing protein — protein sequence MENTVAKKLEALEKLQALDSKIDEIKKIRGALPEEVQDLEDEIAGYQTRIDKQDQDQKDLEEAISANKTAIKDAEKLIKKYEEQQMNVRNNREYDAITKEVELQQLEIQILEKRIKEAHEKIDSKKEEIGETKSTLSEREKDLKSKKEELDNIVKESEADEQKMEKDRTKAAKNVDDRLIKSYDKVRINMRNGLAVVPVKRGACGGCFNVVPPQKQAEIREKKKIIVCEHCGRILSDVEDVIEEEVKPKRRTTRKKAETK from the coding sequence ATGGAAAATACAGTAGCTAAAAAGCTAGAGGCTTTAGAAAAACTTCAAGCGTTAGACTCAAAAATTGACGAAATAAAGAAAATTAGGGGAGCACTCCCTGAGGAGGTTCAGGATCTGGAAGATGAAATAGCCGGATACCAAACCAGAATTGATAAGCAAGATCAAGATCAAAAAGATTTAGAAGAAGCAATATCTGCTAACAAGACTGCTATAAAAGATGCTGAAAAGCTGATTAAAAAGTATGAAGAGCAGCAGATGAATGTTCGAAATAATCGTGAATATGATGCGATTACTAAGGAGGTTGAATTGCAACAGCTTGAGATTCAAATTCTTGAAAAACGAATCAAAGAGGCTCACGAAAAAATCGATTCTAAAAAGGAAGAGATAGGAGAAACAAAATCTACTCTAAGTGAGAGAGAAAAGGATCTCAAAAGCAAGAAAGAGGAGCTTGATAATATTGTGAAGGAGTCTGAAGCTGATGAGCAGAAGATGGAGAAAGATCGAACAAAAGCCGCTAAAAATGTTGATGACAGACTCATTAAATCTTACGATAAGGTAAGAATAAATATGAGAAATGGTCTAGCTGTTGTTCCTGTTAAAAGAGGAGCTTGTGGCGGATGTTTCAATGTTGTACCTCCTCAGAAGCAAGCAGAAATAAGAGAAAAGAAGAAAATTATAGTTTGTGAGCACTGCGGAAGGATTCTTTCTGATGTAGAAGACGTCATTGAAGAGGAAGTAAAACCAAAAAGAAGAACCACTCGCAAAAAGGCAGAGACGAAATAG
- a CDS encoding acetyl-CoA carboxylase carboxyltransferase subunit alpha codes for MLLDFEKQIFELESKLTDMKDLAKTSDVDVSDAVSQLEKKILKLKKETFSNLTRWQRVQLSRHPERPYTLDYIYEITNDFIELHGDRTVKDDKAMVGGFGTLGDQSVMFIGQQKGRSTKQRQMRNFGMANPEGYRKALRLMKMAEKFNKPVVTLIDTPGAFPGLEAEERGQGEAIARNLKEMAVLKVPVICIIIGEGASGGALGIAIGDKVFMMENTWYSVISPESCSSILWRSWDYKEQAAEALKLTADDMLKNKLIDGIIKEPLGGAHNDLSAASKELKKIILKELKELSAKKPDERIKERIEKFSAMGSYS; via the coding sequence ATGCTATTAGACTTTGAAAAACAGATTTTTGAACTAGAATCTAAACTTACTGACATGAAGGATCTGGCGAAAACCAGTGATGTTGATGTGTCTGATGCAGTAAGTCAACTAGAGAAGAAAATATTGAAATTAAAGAAAGAGACGTTCAGTAACCTAACCAGATGGCAAAGAGTCCAGCTGTCTCGTCATCCGGAGAGACCTTACACGCTTGATTATATATATGAGATCACCAATGACTTTATTGAGTTACACGGGGATAGAACGGTAAAAGATGATAAAGCGATGGTCGGAGGGTTTGGCACGCTAGGAGACCAATCGGTTATGTTTATCGGCCAGCAAAAAGGAAGATCTACAAAACAACGCCAAATGCGAAATTTTGGCATGGCCAATCCTGAAGGATATAGAAAAGCTTTGCGACTGATGAAGATGGCTGAAAAGTTCAATAAGCCTGTTGTTACACTAATTGATACTCCTGGGGCTTTTCCTGGGCTAGAAGCTGAAGAACGTGGGCAAGGTGAAGCCATTGCGAGAAACCTCAAAGAGATGGCTGTATTAAAAGTTCCAGTGATCTGTATTATAATAGGAGAGGGAGCTTCTGGAGGAGCTCTAGGTATAGCCATTGGAGACAAAGTATTTATGATGGAGAATACCTGGTATTCAGTAATATCACCTGAATCCTGTTCTTCAATCCTATGGAGAAGTTGGGATTACAAAGAACAAGCAGCCGAAGCTCTTAAATTGACAGCTGATGATATGCTTAAAAACAAATTGATTGATGGAATCATTAAAGAACCGCTTGGTGGAGCACACAATGATTTATCTGCAGCATCGAAAGAACTGAAAAAGATAATCCTAAAAGAGCTTAAAGAACTTTCAGCGAAAAAACCTGATGAAAGAATCAAAGAACGTATAGAGAAATTCTCTGCTATGGGTTCGTATAGTTAA